CGGGCGATATTCTTCAAATATATCGTCCGCCGCCGTCCCGGAGGGGGCTCCCCCGGAGACTACAACCCAAACATTCCTTCCGCTCTCAAATCTCCCTGGCCATATTGTCCAGCAACCTGAACAACATCCCCTCCAGCGCGGCCATGTGCCGCGCCGCGCCTTCCCGCATCTGTGCGGCCGTCTGCACGTAATCGCCCGGGGCAAGATCGTCCCCGGCGGCGGAGAGGAACTGCTCCATGCTCTCCATCGTCGTCTCGAAATGGAACTGCACCCCCACCAGCTTGGCCCCCACGGCGAAGGCCTGATGCGCGCAGGCGTCGCTCTCCGCCAGGAGGTTGGCCCCGCGCGGGATGGAGAACGTCTCCCCGTGCCAATGGAAGCCCATGAACTGCCTGGGCAGCCCGGCGAAGGCCGGATTCGTGGCCGCCCATGGGGTCAGCCGCACGGGGTGCCAGCCGATCTCCCGGTGCCTGCCCTGGCAGACGCAGCCGCCCAGCGCCTCGGAGAGCATCTGCGCGCCCAGGCACACGCCCAGCACGCTGCGGCCCCTGGCCACGGCCTGCTTCAGGCACTCCTTCTCCTCGCGCATCCAGGGGAACTGAAGCTCGTCGTGCACGCTCATGCCGCCGCCCATGACCACGAGCATGTCGTAATCGGGCGTCTGGGGCAGGGCATCCCCGGCGTGCAGGAAGGTGCGAACCATCGTATGGCCGCGCTTTGCGGCCCAGGCCTCTATGTTGGCCGGGCCCTCGAAGGGCTCGTGCTCGAACGTTCTGATCAGCATATGAGACTCCTCGCCAGGGAGTTGGACCGGTTTCGCAAATACGTCAAGAGGCAACCAAGCCAACGTTTGCGG
The Fundidesulfovibrio soli DNA segment above includes these coding regions:
- a CDS encoding type 1 glutamine amidotransferase — its product is MLIRTFEHEPFEGPANIEAWAAKRGHTMVRTFLHAGDALPQTPDYDMLVVMGGGMSVHDELQFPWMREEKECLKQAVARGRSVLGVCLGAQMLSEALGGCVCQGRHREIGWHPVRLTPWAATNPAFAGLPRQFMGFHWHGETFSIPRGANLLAESDACAHQAFAVGAKLVGVQFHFETTMESMEQFLSAAGDDLAPGDYVQTAAQMREGAARHMAALEGMLFRLLDNMAREI